The Nomia melanderi isolate GNS246 unplaced genomic scaffold, iyNomMela1 scaffold0491, whole genome shotgun sequence genome contains a region encoding:
- the LOC143176322 gene encoding uncharacterized protein LOC143176322, whose protein sequence is MEGDLRSLISERGTVKAALTRFRNFFRDSANTTAIGSLKKRLEANTQLFDNFNKIQTKIEMIVIGTDAETAHTSEREAFETAYFDLIDEVETHIEKFNVRNRRETPVSPATTSNSIINVRLPTMQLPLFDGNYSDWIKFRDTFTALIHENETLSDVQRFHYLNSSVKGAAARVIQSLGISEANYNLAWDLLRSRYENSTNLKRHHVNSIIDLKSVHKQTEVALREFIDDITSHRNALRSLGDQVDSWDTFLIPLLSRKLDLVSGREWERKIASNTKMSSFAEFSEFIEERAKYLGNIASSNQLTSQRFDQRIKLPGSQRVNAVTSHIIHTNSCPVCKGTHSMYHCDKFKALDPDNKTQIVKEARVCYNCLQSGHRVKECTRSHCKICGKKHHSLLHRDDIHSVKSVNSNCNTSTNLESVKTQPLVTHIARESAMCTMLSTAVVYISDHKGQFHKCRVLLDSGSQANFITSEFCKRIGIRTKPIESIVTGLGRALNSIKGKTTVKIHSKFNKYQDSIDCLLIDTITTNMPNFPLTRDRIEIPTHIELADPEFNVSKPIDMLIGASLFWSLLCVGQHKFPSGIILQKTQLGWVIGGTFTWTDKEPRVTGTCHLATHHDLQSQLEKFWMIEEINPQETRALDECEAHFRKTTRRTTDGRYIVRIPFKDNIADLGESRHQAERRLYALERKLSKTPQLKQQYVEFLEEYEKLGHMSRVLETPDTTAVAYYLPHHAVSKISSTTTKVRVVFDGSAKSASGLSLNDTQLVGPTVQNDLISILIRFRYYKYVISADIEKMYRQVLIEPRQRKFQRILWRSDPHSPITEFELNTVTYGTASAPFLATRVLREIGLQCTETAPDISKIIMNDFYVDDLLTGAQTSIEISTIKSKLTTILSQAGMHLRKWATNCPDIITTPGSNNNSQETIIERDPKTLGLSWSPRTDELNFMIQLDNNRRTTKRTILSEIARLFEPLGLLGPFIVIAKLILQRLWQVQAGWDESVSQELSTQWLEYREDIQRIQTLKIPRCTMATNLDINTRLELHGFSDASEKAYGACIYLRSRDTAGQWTAALLCAKSRVAPLKAISLPRLELCGAVLLANLIQKVRTALHLVNPVEHLWTDSTITLAWLRSMPSRWKTFVANRVSEIQTLTSVDSWKHVTSEDNPADMISRGVRLSVLAQAKNWWSGPAWLCDDAESWPTPADIQLAPVLEERVTRTVLTAFTHQECSIFEKFSKYTRLLRVTTYCIRFTRNIQAKITKGDSLEFPKIGPLTTTELDDARTRLERLVQRDAFETEITALRANQSLPRSSPLRSLNPFLDNHGILRVGGRLRNAPFSYDIRHPVILPSKHPFVELIIRYEHERLLHAGCQAVIASLHERYWPLSCKPTVKRILRRCVRCFRVKPTSEEYQMGSLPAPRVTPARPFNTCGTDYAGPFFTKERTRGKVTVKAYICIFVCFVTKAVHIELATNLSTDAFINCFQRFIARRGRCQYIASDNGTNFIGARNELAELGALIRSTTYNQKIATELSQEGIEWRLIPPHSPHFGGLWEGVVKSAKYHLTRVIGDQRLTFEELYTLLTQVESCLNSRPLSPLSSDPTDLLPLTPGHFLIGTALTALPTRDLRDVPTTRLNRYELIQQMFQHFWQRWQKECIHHMQQRHKWQQNSPNKIEIDTLVIMKEDNQPPLQWKLGRVVQLHPGRDGITRVASLRTSSGLLKRPVRKLCILPVDAKAEATSITHS, encoded by the coding sequence ATGGAAGGTGACTTGCGATCATTAATTAGCGAACGTGGTACAGTTAAAGCCGCGCTTACGcgttttagaaatttcttcaGAGATTCTGCAAACACGACTGCAATAGGGTCATTAAAAAAACGATTAGAAGCAAACACGCAATTATTTGACAACTTCAATAAAATACAGACAAAAATAGAAATGATTGTGATAGGGACAGACGCCGAAACTGCGCATACCTCAGAACGGGAAGCATTTGAAACCGCGTACTTTGACCTTATCGACGAAGTAGAAACACACATAGAGAAATTTAACGTACGTAATCGTCGCGAAACGCCTGTTAGTCCAGCTACCACCAGCAATAGCATAATTAATGTTAGACTACCAACCATGCAGTTACCGTTGTTTGATGGCAATTATAGTGACTGGATAAAATTCAGAGACACATTTACGGCACTAATTCATGAGAATGAAACATTATCAGACGTTCAGcgatttcattatttgaattcATCAGTTAAGGGAGCCGCGGCCCGCGTTATTCAATCATTAGGCATATCAGAGGCAAATTACAATCTCGCGTGGGATTTATTAAGGTCTCGATATGAGAATTCCACCAACCTCAAAAGACATCACGTAAATTCAATAATAGATTTAAAATCTGTCCACAAGCAGACGGAAGTAGCGTTGCGCGAATTTATCGATGACATTACCAGCCATCGAAATGCACTACGGTCATTAGGCGATCAGGTAGACAGCTGGGATACCTTTCTTATTCCATTATTATCAAGAAAATTAGACCTAGTCTCCGGTAGAGAATGGGAGAGAAAGATCGCATCAAATACAAAAATGTCATCCTTTGCAGAATTTTCCGAATTTATTGAAGAGCGAGCAAAATACTTAGGAAATATCGCGAGTAGTAATCAATTAACGTCACAGAGGTTCGATCAGCGAATCAAATTGCCAGGCAGCCAAAGGGTAAATGCAGTCACATCCCACATAATCCACACAAACTCATGTCCTGTCTGCAAGGGTACCCACTCTATGTATCACTGCGATAAATTTAAAGCTTTAGATCCAGATAATAAAACACAGATAGTCAAGGAAGCTCGCGTATGCTACAATTGTTTGCAATCTGGTCACCGGGTTAAGGAATGTACGCGGTCACATTGTAAGATTTGTGGTAAAAAACACCACTCGTTATTGCACCGCGACGACATTCACTCCGTAAAATCCGTGAACTCAAATTGCAACACGAGTACAAATCTAGAATCAGTAAAAACACAACCTCTTGTGACACACATAGCTAGGGAATCTGCAATGTGTACGATGTTATCAACTGCAGTCGTATACATTAGCGACCACAAGGGCCAATTTCACAAATGTAGGGTCTTATTAGATTCAGGGTCGCAAGCAAATTTCATCACGTCGGAATTTTGTAAAAGAATCGGTATTCGTACAAAACCGATAGAATCAATAGTAACCGGATTAGGAAGGGCGTTAAACTCCATTAAGGGAAAAACAACAGTCAAGATCCACTCGAAATTTAATAAGTACCAAGATAGCATAGATTGTCTGTTAATCGACACCATTACGACTAATATGCCCAACTTTCCACTAACGCGAGATAGAATAGAAATTCCAACGCACATAGAACTTGCCGATCCAGAATTCAATGTGTCAAAACCGATCGATATGCTCATCGGGGCGAGCCTATTTTGGTCGCTCCTATGTGTCGGTCAACACAAATTCCCATCAGGGATTATCCTTCAGAAAACTCAACTTGGGTGGGTAATCGGCGGCACGTTTACCTGGACCGACAAAGAACCGCGTGTCACAGGTACATGCCATTTAGCCACGCATCATGACCTACAGTCTCAATTAGAAAAATTTTGGATGATCGAAGAAATTAACCCTCAGGAAACTAGGGCACTCGACGAGTGTGAAGCACACTTTCGAAAAACGACGCGACGGACTACAGACGGTCGGTATATCGTCCGCATACCATTTAAAGACAATATTGCAGATTTAGGTGAATCACGGCATCAAGCAGAGCGACGTTTGTACGCATTAGAaagaaaactaagtaaaaccCCGCAGTTAAAGCAGCAGTACGTAGAATTCTTAGAGGAATATGAGAAATTAGGGCACATGTCACGCGTTTTAGAAACTCCCGACACAACGGCAGTAGCGTATTATCTTCCGCATCACGCCGTATCCAAGATAAGCAGCACGACGACAAAGGTCCGTGTTGTGTTCGATGGTTCGGCAAAATCTGCTTCAGGATTATCATTAAATGATACACAATTAGTCGGACCCACAGTTCAGAACGATTTAATATCGATTCTAATTAGATTTAGGTATTATAAATACGTGATTTCTGCAGATAtcgaaaaaatgtatcgtcAAGTTCTAATAGAGCCGCGTCAAcggaaatttcaaagaatcttgtgGCGCTCAGATCCACACTCTCCGATTACTGAATTTGAATTAAACACAGTAACGTACGGTACCGCCTCCGCTCCATTCTTAGCTACACGAGTTCTACGCGAGATCGGTTTACAGTGCACGGAGACAGCCCCAGacattagtaaaataataatgaacgatTTTTACGTGGACGACTTGTTGACAGGCGCTCAAACCTCGATAGAAATCAGTACCATAAAATCTAAACTCACAACTATTCTTTCACAAGCTGGAATGCACCTCCGTAAATGGGCAACAAACTGTCCAGATATTATTACAACGCCAGGTAGCAACAACAATAGTCAAGAAACCATAATAGAAAGGGACCCGAAAACATTAGGTCTATCGTGGTCACCAAGGACAGacgaattaaatttcatgatTCAACTCGACAACAATAGACGAACTACGAAACGCACTATACTATCAGAAATTGCACGGCTCTTTGAGCCGTTAGGTTTGTTAGGTCCTTTTATTGTCATAGCCAAGTTAATCCTACAACGGTTATGGCAGGTTCAGGCAGGGTGGGACGAATCAGTGTCACAAGAGCTTTCTACTCAGTGGTTAGAATATCGTGAAGACATCCAACGAATTCAAACGCTCAAGATTCCACGTTGCACGATGGCAACTAATTTAGATATTAACACGCGATTAGAATTACACGGTTTCTCAGACGCGTCGGAGAAGGCATATGGGGCGTGCATTTACCTACGTTCTCGGGACACGGCAGGTCAATGGACGGCTGCCTTATTATGTGCAAAGTCAAGAGTGGCACCTCTTAAAGCCATTTCATTGCCACGGTTAGAACTTTGCGGCGCGGTATTATTAGCAAATTTAATTCAGAAGGTTAGAACAGCATTGCATTTAGTCAATCCAGTTGAACACTTATGGACAGACTCGACCATAACCCTCGCATGGCTCCGCAGTATGCCCTCCAGATGGAAAACCTTTGTAGCAAACCGAGTTTCAGAGATTCAAACACTTACATCAGTTGATAGTTGGAAACACGTAACCTCAGAAGATAATCCCGCTGACATGATTTCGCGAGGGGTTAGGTTGTCAGTATTAGCGCAAGCAAAAAATTGGTGGTCAGGTCCTGCATGGCTATGTGACGATGCAGAATCATGGCCCACTCCAGCGGACATTCAATTAGCTCCGGTTCTGGAGGAAAGGGTAACGCGTACCGTGTTGACTGCATTTACCCATCAAGAATGCAgtattttcgagaaattttctAAGTATACGCGTTTACTCCGAGTTACTACGTATTGCATTAGATTCACTAGAAATATACAAGCTAAGATTACGAAGGGAGATTCTCTTGAATTTCCCAAGATAGGTCCTTTAACAACAACAGAGTTAGATGATGCGCGAACACGTTTAGAACGTTTAGTACAAAGGGATGCATTTGAGACTGAAATTACAGCCTTACGAGCAAACCAGTCACTTCCAAGGTCAAGTCCATTACGATCACTAAATCCATTTCTGGATAATCATGGAATACTCAGGGTGGGCGGTAGATTAAGAAACGCTCCCTTTAGTTATGACATAAGACACCCAGTTATATTGCCATCAAAACACCCATTTGTTGAGCTCATCATTAGATATGAGCACGAGAGATTACTACATGCAGGGTGTCAAGCGGTAATCGCATCGTTACACGAACGGTACTGGCCTTTATCATGTAAACCCACTGTAAAGCGAATCCTCCGAAGATGTGTAAGGTGCTTCCGGGTCAAACCAACAAGCGAAGAATATCAAATGGGTTCCTTACCTGCTCCTAGAGTTACCCCAGCGCGGCCCTTTAATACCTGCGGTACCGATTACGCAGGTCCATTTTTTACCAAAGAAAGGACTAGAGGTAAAGTAACAGTAAAGGCATACATATGCATCTTCGTATGTTTCGTTACGAAGGCTGTACACATAGAATTAGCCACCAACCTAAGCACCGACGCATTTATTAATTGCTTCCAAAGATTTATTGCCCGGCGAGGACGTTGTCAGTATATTGCATCAGATAACGGCACAAATTTCATCGGTGCTCGCAATGAGTTAGCAGAATTAGGAGCTTTGATTAGAAGTACAACTTACAATCAAAAAATAGCAACTGAATTAAGTCAGGAAGGTATCGAATGGCGCTTAATCCCACCACACTCGCCACACTTTGGTGGGTTGTGGGAAGGGGTTGTTAAGTCCGCGAAGTATCACTTAACCCGAGTAATCGGCGATCAGAGACTCACATTTGAAGAATTATACACACTGCTGACGCAAGTAGAATCCTGTCTGAACTCCCGTCCTCTTTCCCCGCTCTCGTCAGACCCCACAGATCTCCTTCCGTTAACACCTGGCCATTTTTTAATTGGTACTGCTCTTACTGCATTACCAACCCGTGATCTGCGAGATGTTCCAACCACCCGACTCAACAGATACGAATTAATTCAGCAAATGTTCCAGCACTTCTGGCAACGGTGGCAGAAAGAATGCATACACCACATGCAACAACGCCACAAGTGGCAACAAAATTCACCAAATAAAATTGAGATCGATACATTAGTCATCATGAAGGAAGACAATCAACCCCCTCTACAGTGGAAATTAGGACGAGTGGTGCAATTACACCCCGGCAGGGATGGCATCACCAGGGTAGCATCGCTAAGAACTTCATCCGGACTACTCAAGCGGCCAGTCCGAAAACTTTGCATCCTCCCAGTGGATGCTAAGGCAGAGGCTACGTCAATAACACACAGTTAA